A genomic stretch from Helianthus annuus cultivar XRQ/B chromosome 1, HanXRQr2.0-SUNRISE, whole genome shotgun sequence includes:
- the LOC110930527 gene encoding glutathione S-transferase T3-like produces MPPSTPTSPHPTTPPIPGFYGYYSQPPLFPQNIPQTQNTPEPEPESVPETQAEPTFSKGVRSRRRRKKGETETHTPKKVELWTPKEEFALAQAWLDVSKDEIVGNDQDVKVFWRRIREKFFAAMDRGEYYTADSFSGKWTAMWTKISNFNNIHNILVNNHRKRSGSSNVDVITQAHNDYRLHHGHSFTMLNSWELLRKSPKWHLVPPFDPTSHRSKQSKSTSTTEPSEFDARTTINLNEDFDEFEQPQELPRPKGRDKSKAAAQARDTSSSTASDDPSRLDEFDNRLNKIISMKERSKN; encoded by the exons ATGCCACCTAGCACCCCAACTTCTCCTCATCCGACCACTCCACCGATTCCCGGTTTTTACGGATATTATtcccaacctccattatttccccAAAACataccccaaacccaaaacacacccgaacccgaacccgaatccGTACCCGAAACCCAAGCCGAACCCACTTTCTCAAAAGGTGTACGGTCGAGAAGGCGTCGTAAGAAGGGTGAGACCGAAACACATACTCCTAAGAAGGTCGAATTGTGGACGCCTAAGGAAGAATTTGCTTTGGCACAAGCATGGCTCGACGTATCAAAAGATGAGATTGTTG GAAACGACCAAGATGTAAAAGTATTTTGGAGGCGAATACGTGAGAAGTTTTTCGCCGCAATGGATCGTGGTGAATATTATACGGCCGACTCTTTTTCAGGAAAGTGGACCGCTATGTGGACCAAGATTAGCAATTTCAACAATATACATAATATTCTCGTCAACAATCATAGAAAAAGAAGCGGTTCGAGCAACGTAGACGTTATAACCCAAGCCCACAACGACTATAGATTGCATCATGGGCATTCGTTTACGATGCTAAATTCGTGGGAGCTTCTTCGCAAATCTCCCAAGTGGCATCTTGTACCACCGTTTGACCCAACCTCCCATaggtcaaaacagtccaaatcaacATCCACTACCGAACCATCCGAGTTTGATGCTCGAACAACAATTAATCTAAACGAAGACTTCGACGAATTTGAACAACCGCAAGAGCTGCCACGACCAAAGGGTAGGGATAAAAGTAAGGCAGCGGCACAAGCACGAGACACGTCTTCTTCAACGGCATCAGATGACCCGTCAAGGTTGGACGAGTTCGACAACAGACTCAACAAAATAATCTCGATGAAGGAAAGGAGCAAGAACTAA